TAGGTCGCGGCCTCCGGCTGCACAACGCAGGCGGGCCTGGCGCTTGCGCCACTCCTCGAAGGACAGTGGCAGGTGCCTGGCCAAGCAACCTGGAAGGGAGGGAGGGGCAATGGCGCAGCACGTTTACAAGATCACCGAGATCACGGGCTCTTCGCCCGAGGGCGTCGAAGACGCCGTGCGTACGGCCATCGCGCGGGCCGCGCGCACCGTGCGTAACATGCGCTGGTTCGAGGTGATCGAGACCCGCGGCCAGATCGAGGGGGACCGCGTGGCCCACTGGCAGGTGACGCTCAAGATCGGGTTCACGCTGGAGGGGTGAGGGCCCCGTCGCCGGCCTGGCGGTCGCCGCCATCACTGCCGCTACTGGTCGAACCGCTCTGAAGGGGTGCCGGCACGCAGCAGAGGCAACGCGGGCACCGGCATTGAAGGCGAAGTGGTCGAGTTCGTAAGTACGGCCGAATGCGGCCGTATTTGCGGATTCGACCACCACGCGCGGATCGGATACCGGCAGGCGGCGCTAGGCCGCCGGGCGCGGCGGGTCTCGGCTGTGCGCTCACGTTCTCCTCCGGGTGTGTTTCCCATGGCAGCGTAGCCCTGCCGGGCGCTCGATTCCGGGCGCCCGTCAAACGTTTACCAGCGGTTGCAAGAATTCCGCCAGCGGAGGAGCGGGCGCCGGAGGGATGCGTCAATGCGTCGGTCGCTGACGCGGAGGGGGGAGTGTGGTCAGCGCGGCATGGGGGGGTGCTCGATCTCGACCTCGACGGCTGCGGGGGAGTGCTCCATAAGCCGGGGGATGGCCTGGTGGTAGGCCTCGGCCAGCTCGGCGGCGGGCAGGTCCAGGCGGGCGGTGGGTGTGCGGATCACGAAGCGCCCGCCGACTTCGCCCACGTGTCCGAGGGCGGCGGCGGGCACGCCAAATTCCGCGGCCGTCTGCAGCACCCGGGGCGCATGCTCCGGCGCGCAGGACACGACCACTCGCCCCTGCGCCTCGCCGAAAAGCAGCGCGACCAGCGGGAGATCGTCGGCCAACTCGACCTCGAGGCCCAGAAGGCGCTCCGGCTCCGCAATGGCACTCTCGGCCAGGCAGACGGCGAGCCCGCCCTCCGAGCAGTCGTGCGCGCTCTTGAGCAGGCCGGCGGCCGCCAGCGCGAGCACGGCCTCCTGCAGCGCTTTCTCCGCATCCAGATCCAGGGCGGGCGCATCGCCGGCGAGGCGGCCGTGAATCACCTTGAGGTACTCCGAGCCGCCCAGCTCGGAGGTGTTGCGGCCCAGCAGCACCACCGCATCGCCCGGATCGCGGAAGCCCAGGCCGAGCCGGCGCCCGACGTCCTCCAGGACGCCTACCATGCCGATCACGGGCGTAGGGTAAATGCCGCCGCCCGGGCTCTCGTTGTAGAAGGAGACGTTGCCGCCCACCACGGGCGTCTCGAAGCGGCGGCAGGCCTCGGCAATGCCCAGCACGGCCTCGCGGAACTGGTAGTAGACTTCCGGCTTGAGCGGGTTGCCGAAGTTAAGGTTGTCGGTCACGGCACGGGGCCGTGCTCCCACGCAGACCAGGTTGCGGGCGGCCTCCGCCACAGCGATCATGGCGCCGCGGCGGGGGTTGAGATAGACGTAGCGGCCGTTGCCGTCTACCGTGGCGGCGATGCCCAGGCTGGTGCCGCGGAGCCGGAGCACGCCCGCGTCGCTGCGGCCAGGCGGGAGCACAGTGGCCGTGCGGACGGTGGTGTCGTACTGCTGGTAGATCCACTGCTTGGAGGCGATGCTGGGCGAGCTCAGGAGCCGGAGCAGCAGCCGCATGGGGTGTGTGGCGGTGGGGGTGGCGTCCAGCTCGGAGGGGTCCCAGGCGCGCAGCCGCTCGACCTCGACGGACTCCCGCCCCTCCCGCAGGTAGGTCGGGCAGCCATTCACGAGGGCGGCGGCCGGGATCTGGCAGACCACGCGACCGTGCTCCCGTACGCGGTACACGCCGTCGGCAGTGACCTGGCCGATGACGGCCGCCTCGAGCTGCCACTTGCCCAGGATGCGCGTCACCTGGGGCTCGTGGCCGGCGCGGGCCACCACCAGCATCCGCTCCTGGGATTCGGAAAGCAGGATCTCGTAGGGCGTCATCCCGGGCTCGCGGGTGGGGAGGCGGGTCACGTCTATGTCCACACCGGTGCCGGCGCGGGCCGCCATCTCACTGGAGGACGAGGCCAGGCCGGCGGCGCCCATGTCCTGGATTCCGACAATGCTCCCGCTCCTGACCAGCTCGAGCGAAGCCTCTAGGAGCAGCTTCTCCGTGAACGGGTCCCCCACCTGCACCTGGGGACGGCTGGCCTCCGATTGCGCGGCCAGCTCCTCGCTGGCGAAGGTGGCGCCATGGATCCCGTCGCGGCCGGTGCGCGCGCCCACAGCCAGGATGGGATTGCCCGGCCCGCTGGCGTGCGCCCGGATCAGTTGCCCTTTGCGCAGCAGTCCCAGGGCCATGACGTTGACCAGCGGGTTGGCGGCATAGGGAGCATCGAAGTAGATCTCGCCGCCTAGGTTGGGGATGCCCACGCAGTTGCCATAGTCACCGGCGCCCTTGACCACCCCGGCCAGCAGGTAGCGCGAGCGGGAGTGCGACAGCGGGCCGAAGCGTAGCGAATCCAGCACCGCCACGGGCCGCGCGCCCATGGTGAATACGTCGCGCAGGATGCCGCCCACCCCAGTGGCTGCGCCCTGATATGGCTCGACGGCGGACGGGTGGTTGTGCGACTCGATCTTGAAGGCCAGTGCCCAGCCCGCGCCCAGGTCGATGACGCCGGCGTTCTCGCCCGGTCCCTGGAGCACCCAGGGAGCCTGGGTCGGGAGCATCTTGAGCAGCGGCTTCGAGTTCTTGTAACCACAGTGCTCCGACCACAGGGCACTGAAGACGCCCAGCTCGGTGTAGGTGGGCGGGCGGCCCAGGAGGTCGAGAATGCGCGCGTATTCCTCTGCGCTCAGTCCGTGCTGGGCGCCGAGCGGGGGGGTGATGGGCGGGTCGCCGGGGCAGGGGGCTGGGGGTGGCGACGACGTACCCGTACCCGTACCCGCACCCGTACCCGTACCCGAACGCGTGGCCCTGCCGGGCTCAATGGCGGTCTTG
This region of Gemmatimonadota bacterium genomic DNA includes:
- a CDS encoding dodecin domain-containing protein is translated as MAQHVYKITEITGSSPEGVEDAVRTAIARAARTVRNMRWFEVIETRGQIEGDRVAHWQVTLKIGFTLEG
- the purL gene encoding phosphoribosylformylglycinamidine synthase subunit PurL, which translates into the protein MPHPERAVDALLGSCDGRPLFESVRDHAEARRAATPRTRTRTRTRLAARQSSAAAPNTASSTQPQAARAADASGQGHVPDGRKTAIEPGRATRSGTGTGAGTGTGTSSPPPAPCPGDPPITPPLGAQHGLSAEEYARILDLLGRPPTYTELGVFSALWSEHCGYKNSKPLLKMLPTQAPWVLQGPGENAGVIDLGAGWALAFKIESHNHPSAVEPYQGAATGVGGILRDVFTMGARPVAVLDSLRFGPLSHSRSRYLLAGVVKGAGDYGNCVGIPNLGGEIYFDAPYAANPLVNVMALGLLRKGQLIRAHASGPGNPILAVGARTGRDGIHGATFASEELAAQSEASRPQVQVGDPFTEKLLLEASLELVRSGSIVGIQDMGAAGLASSSSEMAARAGTGVDIDVTRLPTREPGMTPYEILLSESQERMLVVARAGHEPQVTRILGKWQLEAAVIGQVTADGVYRVREHGRVVCQIPAAALVNGCPTYLREGRESVEVERLRAWDPSELDATPTATHPMRLLLRLLSSPSIASKQWIYQQYDTTVRTATVLPPGRSDAGVLRLRGTSLGIAATVDGNGRYVYLNPRRGAMIAVAEAARNLVCVGARPRAVTDNLNFGNPLKPEVYYQFREAVLGIAEACRRFETPVVGGNVSFYNESPGGGIYPTPVIGMVGVLEDVGRRLGLGFRDPGDAVVLLGRNTSELGGSEYLKVIHGRLAGDAPALDLDAEKALQEAVLALAAAGLLKSAHDCSEGGLAVCLAESAIAEPERLLGLEVELADDLPLVALLFGEAQGRVVVSCAPEHAPRVLQTAAEFGVPAAALGHVGEVGGRFVIRTPTARLDLPAAELAEAYHQAIPRLMEHSPAAVEVEIEHPPMPR